GACAGTTAATGTAGGAACAACTAAAGGTAAGTTAATCTTTATATTACCTTTTTTAATAATTATATTATCTCTTTTATTTTTAACTTAATATAAAAAAGCATTGTAAATAAATTATATAATTTATTTACAATGCTTTTTTAATAAAATTTATTTTTTATGTTTTTTGTATTTCCATATACCATAAGCTTATCATTTTCTTGAAATATATAGTAAGTTTTAGGAAAGTTTATAATTTCATATCCCTTGTCAATACTTAAAACTTTAATTTCTATACTGCTTAGCTTACTTTCTTTTATACTCTTTCCTATTAAGTCGCAGCTTTCTTCTAAATATACTTCGCATATAGAATATCCTCTATGCTTTGTAATAAAATTTAAATACTTAGGATTTGATTTTTTCCATAGATAAGATTTCTCTATTAAATGCTCTATTAAATCTTCTAATACATCTAATATAGGGCTTTTAAAAAAAAATACTGCACATATCACAAATAATATTATTGCCGATAATGATTTTATATTAATTAAACTATTTGATAGCATATTAACTAAAAATGATATAAATGTTAAAGTACTTACATAACTTACTACCATTAAAGCACTAGCTAATTTTCTTCTTACTGGGTGCTGAGTTATTAATTCGCTTTCCCTTGTTGTATATCCTGTACTTGTAAGAAGTGATATTACTTGAAACCTAGCTTTTTCTCTACTCAGACCTGTTAATCTAAATAATACTGCAAATATATCAATTATTATTAAAAAAATTATTAAACATATTATAAACGTTGCAACAGTTCTCATATAACGCTCCTATTTTAATATATATATATTAATTTTATGTAAAGAGTTATTTATGAGTTACTAAAAAAAACGGTTAATTAGAATTAGTTAATTCCAATTAACAGTTTTTTACTTACTTTTTATGCACTTACTTCTTCAACAGTTTTTGCACTTACTATATTAATGCCTGTATTTAATATATTTTCTACTATAACATCGCCTACATTTATTGGTGCGCTTACTTTTATAGTATCTAGCACTTCCATTATTTCAAACATCATATCTTTAGGTATTGAATCTTGTGTTTTGACAGGAAGTAAGTTTAAATATGATTTTTCAAGTTTTACAGTTGAAGTTATAACTCGTTTAGGGTTAGTTAATTCTTCTACTCCATACTTTTCCCCTCTCTTACAAGTATTTCCTTCTACTTTATATCCATCATCTGTTTTAGTTACTACCAATGGACATCCCATTGGACAAACTATACAAGTTATATTTGCCATTTTTTACGCCTCCTCTACACTTACAGTTATATCCCCTGTAATATCTTTAAATAAATCTTTTCCTATTTTAATATTTTCCATCTCTGATGGTATCATGTGAGGTCGTCTCTTTTCTAAAATAACTTTATCATTACTTCTTACTACTAATTTTTTGTTTTTGAAAATTGATCTTACTCTCATAAATAAGTTAACATCTTCACCACAACTTGTATCTATATTTTGTGGAACTATATATGTTATACCTTCGTTAGCAACTGTGCTTACAGTTTCTTTATTCTCTAATTTATTTAAATAGTAAAGCGCAGCATTCTTACCTGCTATTCTACTTTCCTTTGTAACAAAATCAACTAAGTCGTGAACATGAACAACATTTCCGCAAGCAAATACTCCATCTATGTTAGTTTCCATACTATTTCTAACTATTGGTCCACTTGTTCTTGTATCTAATTTAACACCTGCTTCAACACTTAATTCATTTTCAGGAATAAGCCCTACTGAAAGAAGTACTGTATCACATTTTATAAATTCTTCAGTTCCTTCTATTGGGTTTCTATTACTATCAAGTTTAGATAAAGTTATACCTTCTACTCTTTGCTTTCCATGAATATTAGATATTCCTGTGCTTAACATTAAAGGTATATTAAAATCATTTAAACATTGAACTATATTTCTAGTTAAACCACTTGAGTGAGGGTTGACTTCTACTACCGCTTTGACTTTCGCACCTTCTAAAGTCATACGTCTTGCCATTATAAGACCAATATCACCTGATCCGTATATAACAACTTCTTTTCCTACCATATATCCTTCCATATTACTAAGTCTTTGTGCTGCTCCAGCATTATACACACCGGCTGGTCTATATCCTGGTATATCTATAGCACCTCTAGTTCTTTCTCTACACCCCATAGCTAAAACTATTGCATCTGCTTTGATATTTATTAAACCATCTTCTCCTAATGCTTCTATAGTTTTATCTTCACTTATATTAAGAACCATAGTATTTAACATATAATCTATATTTTCACTTTTAGCCATTTCTATAAATCTTTGAGCATATTCAGGACCAGTTAGTTCTTCTTTAAATTCATGTAGTCCAAATCCATTATGAATACATTGGTTAAGTATACCACCTAGTTCTCTATCTCTTTCTATTATAAGTACATCTTTAGCTCCATTTTTTTTAGCTTCTACCGCTGCTCCTAATCCTGCTGGTCCTCCACCAACTACTACTACATTATATTTCAACTAACTCACCCCTTAACTCTTTTACTTTTCCTATAACCATATTTGATTTTTCATAATCTTTTAAAACTTCTTCTACTGGAATCTTCAATTCTCTAGCTATTATCTCTACTACTTTTGGTCCACAAAAACCGCCTTGGCATCTACCCATTCCAGGTCTAACTCTTCTTTTTATCCCATCCACAGTTCTTGCACCACATGGTCTATGAATTGCATCTATTATCTCTGCTTCTGTTACAGTTTCACATCTGCAAATTATTTTTTTATGATTTTCATCTTGTTTTATTACTTCATCTCTTTCTTCTTTAGTCATATGAGAGAATGGTTTATTTTTCTTTCTTACAGGATTAAATTTTTGATTTTTTACAAGATCTAATCCTTCCTGTTCTAGTAGTTCAACTACATATCTAGAAACAGCTGGTGCTGAAGCAAGACCTGGTGATTCTATACCACCTACATTTATAAAGTTTTTGCATTTTTGAGATGCAAATATCATAAAGTCTCCTGTACTAGGTGTTGCTCTAAGACCAGAGAAAGATGTAATGGTTTTTCTAAAGTCTATATTTTCAATGCTTTTTCTTGAATTTTCTACGATTTCATTTATTCCATCTCTACTTGTTGATATATCTTCTTTGTCTTCTACTGGTGTAGCATTAGGACCGACTAATAGGTTTCCATGAACAGTTTGAGTCACAAGTACTCCTTTACCCTTTTCTGTTGGACATTGGAATAATGTATGATTTACCATTTTACCATCTGACTTGTCTAATACTTTGTATTGACCTTTTCTTGGTATTATATAGTATTCATCTCCACCTACCATATTATTTATTTTATCTGAGTATACTCCTGCTGCATTTATTACGTATTTAGACTTTATAACTTCGTCATTTTCTAATTTTATATTAAAAATATCATTTTCTTTTTTTATATCTATAACTTTTGACTGTAGCTTAAGCTCTACTCCATTAGTTATAGCATTTTCCATAAGAGCTACATTTAAATTAAATGGGCAAACTATCCCTGAACTTTCACATAGTAAAGCTCCCGCTACATTTTTATTTACATTAGGCTCTATTTCAATTACTTCTTCTTTATTTAAAAGTTTAAGACCTTCTGCCTTGTTAACTAGCCCTCTATCATAAAGATCTTTTATATGTTTTTTATCTTCTTCATCAAATGCTAATACTAAAGCTCCATTTCGTTTAAATTCTACATCTAATTCTTTGCAAAGTTGTGGATAAAGCTTATTTCCTGCTACATTTAATTTTGCTTTTAAACTACCTTCTTTTGCATCAAACCCACCATGTACTATCGCACTATTTGCCTTAGTAGTGCCTTGGCATACTTCTACTCCCTTTTCTAGTACTAATGTTTTTAAGTTGTATTTAGATAATTCACGAGCTATTGAACTCCCACTAATTCCAGCTCCTATTATTGCTATATCATACATTACTTTCCCCTCCTCAGTTTTTTGCAAAAAAACAGAGAGAGCCCCTATACATTGTATAGAAGGCTCTCTCATCTCTTAGCCATAAATATTTTAACATTATTTTTTAGAAATAATGAAACGTTTTCTTTTATACTTTAATTATATACTATTTACAAGTTAATGTCACTAATTTTTCTTAATTTTCTACAGTTGCTAATTCTTTTGCAAATTCTTCATCTTCTCTTGCCCAATCTAAACTTCTTTCAACTGCTTTTTTCCATCCTTTATATAATACGTTTCTCTTAGCCTCACTCATATTAGGCATAAACTCTTTATCTATTACCCAAGAGTTTTTAATATCTTCCTTACTATCATAGAATCCTACTGCAAGACCTGCCAAATATGCAGCTCCTAATGCAGTTGTTTCAACAACTTTAGGTCTATTGATATTAGCATCTAATATATCAGATTGGAATTGCATTAAGAAATTGTTAGCACTTGCTCCACCATCAACTTTTAATCCTTTTAATTTAAGACCTGAGTCCTCTTGCATTGCATTTAGTACATCCTTAACTTGATATGCAATAGATTCTAAAGTAGCACGAACTAAATGTGCTCTATTAGATCCACGAGTTAATCCCATTATAGCACCTCTTGCATACATATCCCAATAAGGTGCTCCTAATCCTGCAAATGCTGGTACTACATATACTCCATTAGTATCTTTTACACTTTCTGCGTAAAATTCACTTTGTTTTGCATCATATAAAACTCTAAGTTCATCTCTTAACCATTGTATACTTGCTCCACCTATAAATATACTTCCTTCTAAGGCGTATTCAACTTTTCCATCTACACCCCAAGCTATAGTTGTTAATAGTCCATTTTTAGACTCAACCATTTTTTCGCCTGTATTCATTAACATAAAGCATCCTGTTCCATAAGTGTTTTTCGCACTACCTTCTTCAAAACAAGTTTGCCCAAATAATGCTGCCTGCTGATCTCCTGCACATCCTGCTATTGGAATTTGTGCTCCTGATAGCATACCTTCATCAGTATATCCATATATACAACTTGATGGCTTAACTTCTGGTAGCATACTCTTTGGTATGTTTAGTATTTCAAGGATTTCATCATCCCATTTTAATTCTTTTATATTATAAAGCATTGTTCTTGCTGCATTTGAATAATCAGTAACGTGCACTTTTCCACGAGTTAAATTCCATATTAACCATGTATCAACTGTTCCAAATAATAAATCTCCATTTTCAGCTTTTTCTCTAGCACCTTCAACGTTATCAAGTATCCATTTTATTTTAGTTGCTGAGAAATAAGCATCTAGTATAAGTCCTGTTTTTTCTTTTATTAAACCTTTGTATCCTTTAGCTTCTAATTCATCACATATTTGAGATGTTCTTCTACATTGCCATACTATAGCATTATATACTGGCTTTCCTGTATTTTTATCCCATACTATAGTTGTTTCTCTTTGATTTGTTATACCTATGGCACAAACTTCATCTGGTCTTATTGAGTTAGTTTCTAAAACTTCTCTCATTACGCCACTTTGGCTTCCCCATATTTCCATTGGGTTATGCTCTACCCAACCAGCATTTGGATAAAATTGAGTAAACTCTTTTTGAGAAGTAGCTACTATATTTCCTTGTTTATCAAATAATATAGCTCTTGAACTTGTAGTTCCTTGGTCTAAAGACATTATATATTTTTTTTCCATTTATATTCCCCCAGTAATTTTAAATAAATTATCTTATATAATATAAGTCTTAACAACTAACCTTACTTAATATTATTTTGCGCTTTCTGAAACTTCTTCATCTTCCATGTATTTTCTTACACCTTTATCAAATACAAATCCTGCAAGTAATCCACCTATAATTGGTCCAACTATTGGCACCCAGAAATACATGTTAGGTCCTAGAGCATCTACACCCCATCCAGCTATCATAGCAAATAATTTAGGTCCTAAGTCTCTTGATGGATTCATTGCAAATCCTGTTAATACTCCAAAACTAGCTCCTATTATAGCTATTGTCAAACCTATCATAATTGGTGCTAAGTTAGCGCCTGGTCTGTTAGCATTTTTAGCGTCACCTACTGCTAAAATTACCATTACTAAAAACATTGTTATTATTATCTCTACAAATAAAGCGCCTAAAGTACTTATTTGAGCATGTGGATATGTAGAGAATACTCCTGCTGTAGCAAGACCATCTGCACTAGCTCTTACTATATTGTTAGTAGCTTCGTAAGATATAAATAGGTTTTTAAATAAGAAGTATACAGTTGCTGCACCTACAAAACACCCTAGAACTTGAGCAACTATGTATGGTATTACTTTCTTTTTAGGGAAATCTCTATAAACCATCAAAGCTATTGTAACAGCTGGATTTATATGAGTACCTGATACTGCGCCTGTTATGTATATTGCCATTGTTACTGCTAATCCCCATATGATGCCTATCTCCCATTGCGAAATACTTGCTCCATTTAATACTAGCGAAGCTACAGAACCACACCCAATAAATATAAGTATCCAAGATCCTATAAATTCAGATATGCACTCTCCCATTAATGTTTTTTTCAACCCAATTCCTCCTTTAATATTCATTTTTAGACAAAAAGAGAGAGCTATCCTATAGTAACAAACTAAGGGCTCTCTCTCTCTCCAGCCTAATATTTAATTTAATTAAATAGTACTATGAAAACTTTTTCCCGTCAACATTATTTTGCAATTGTTAATTAATAGACATTCTTTTTTCAAACTTTTTAAAAAATTGGTCTTACCACATATTTTTTTCTGTAGTCGATACCGCCATACCACCTGATGATAATACCTTTATTATTTCATCTTTCTCGTTTATCAAACCTCCACAGATAATAGGAATGCTCGGAAAAGTTTTATGCATTTTTTTAATTACTTTAGGAATTATTCCTGGCATAATTTCTATCGCTTGAGGCTTAACCCTTTTTAAGCTATCTATTGCATTTTCCAAAGACATTGAGTCTATAAAGAAAAACCTTTGCACGACTCTTAAATCTAATTCTATCGCTCTTTTAACAATATTTGTTTTTGTTGTTATTATTCCATCTAAATCTAAGTCTTTTTTTATATAATCTACGATCACTGGACTTGATGATATGCCAGATATCATGTCTACATGCACAAATACTTTTTTATTATTCTTATGTAAGTATGCTATTTTTTCCTTTAAAGTTAAGATATCTCCTGTTAATAAAAACACAATATCACAATCTGATTTAATAACATCTTCTATATCTTTATCATTTTTTATAGCTCCTATTATAGGATTCATTTCTAATAGTTCTCTCATATTCCCCTCCAACATTATTTCTCTTACTTATTATACCACCATTTATTATATTTTTTATATAAATATTAAAAGCCAACTATATATTAATATATAGTTGGCTTTTAATATTCCGCTCATATTTAGATTCTCTTTAAATAAAAAATAGGTTTTAATTTGTGTATACCAAGGAGAGTAGTATACTTAAATTAATTGTATTACATCTTCACTTATAATTCATTAAGTTTTAATATACTTATTTCTACAAATTATCTTATATAAACTTTAATAAGTCTTCTGGCTTTTCTAAAATTATTTGTGCATCTATATTTTTAGCATCTACTGCCCCCCATGATGCTAAACCAAAATCAATGTTACATGCTTTTGCACATTTATAATCACCAACTGAGTCTCCTATATAGATAGTAGATTCTTTATCTATTTCCATCATTTTTATAATTTTTTCTAATGGCTCTGGATGTGGCTTATGATTTTTTGTATCATTTTCTAAAATTACAACATTCATATAATCATGAAGCCCTGTTGGCATAAAATCTATTTCGTATTGTGATTTATTTTTTGAACTAACAATTCCACATAATACATTTTTAGAGTGTATATCTTTTATAACTTTATCCATATTAGTGTACAAAGTTGCACCTTCTTCATATTCATTTACATATCTTACCCATTTTTCATATGATTTTTCTACATTTTCAAATTCCAATTGTTCTAGCGTCTTTTTACCTGGAAGGCCTAGAGCAAATAATAAATCTTCATAATCCATATCTTTGTTTTTTTCTTCTTTTATAAGCTTCATAAGAGGAATTAGATTCATCTTTGCTGTATCTAATATTGTTCCATCTATATCAAATATAACACTTTTGTATTTTTTCATTTCTATCTCTCCCCCATTTTAATATTTAGTTGCACTTTAAATTATATACATATTAATAATTATAAACAATAGATAAGAAGCTTCTATTTTTCTAAATTAGATAAATTGTACTTACTCATCTTATCTCTTAATTTTCCACCTTTTTCTGGGGTTATTATCTTTTCACTCACCATCTTCTCTATAGTTGTTGGTCTAAGAGCTCTCTTTTGTCTATCATATCGTTTTAAAGGCGATTCAAATTTTTCACATCTCATTTCTTTATTTAAATAGCTGTTTATATTATTTATATCTATAGTAGTTAAAATATTTTCATTTTTTAACTCATTTATACAAGATTTCCAAATAAATTGAGCTCTTTTAATTTTTTGTTCTTCTACTGTATACTTATATTCCATAATAGGTTCTTTAGCATAAGAGTAATTTACACTTGTACCAATTAGTAATAATGAACACATAATAAATATAATCAGCTTGCTTTTGTTTTTTAATTCCATTTAAAAACCTCCAATATACATTATTTTACTAATATTATGTGTACTAATTTACAATAATTCTATGGTAATTTAATCCTTTAAAGGAAACTTATAAAAAAATTAATTAATAAAAAACTAAATTATAATTGAATTTATATTTAATATACTTTAGTTTTTTAATTATTTGTATTTATGATATAATAAACCCATAAATTAACATAAGGATGGTAAAAACTATGACTACTAAAAGAAAAAAAGGATTTTTGGCAAGTATACTTGCAGGAGCTTTAGCTTTGGTTGGATGTTCATCGAATGAATCAAGTGTTGATGAAGTAAGAACTCCACCAAAGGAATTACCAGTTGCCACTATAGTATTTAAAGATTTTGGAACTGTTGAAGCAGAACTTTATCCTCATATAGCTCCAAATACTGTAAATAATTTCATTGAACTATCTAATAGTGGTTTTTATGATGGACTTACATTCCATAGAGTTATAAAAGATTTTATGATTCAAGGTGGTGATCCTGATGGAACTGGTATGGGTGGACCAGGATATAGTATAAAAGGTGAATTTACAAAAAACAAATTTAAAAACGACTTAGCTCATACTGAAGGTGTTTTATCTATGGCTAGAAGTCAAAGTAAAGATAGCGCTGGAAGTCAGTTCTTTATAGTAACTAAAGATGCTTCTCATCTAGATGGCCAATATGCTTCTTTTGGTAAGGTTACAAAAGGAATGGATATTATTCATGAAATAGAAAATGTTGAAACAGGTGCTAATGATAAACCTGTTAAAGATGTTGTAATAAAGTCTATTAAAGTTGATACTAAAGGAGTTGAATATCCTGCTCCTGATAAAATGTAATTATTCTTAATTACTAGAAAAAGTCTATAGATTAATAAACAAAATAATTTATTAATATCTATAGACTTTTTTATTTTCAAACTAAATCTTATTTATATAAAAGCTCTTAACCATGCTTTAGTTTCTTCATCTGCAAATATAGCATCTATACTGTTTAGGTATATTTTTTTATAATCATCATTACTAAATCCAAAATTATCAGATATTAATTTTATTTCATCAGTTAAATCTATATTTGAAACTGTTCTATTGTCTGTATTCAATGTAACCTTTATATCATCTTTATAAAAATCTAATAATGGATATTGTCTGAAATCTTCTATAGCTTTAGTTTGTATATTACTAGTAGGACACATTTCTAATACTACGTTATTGCTTTTTACTAAATCATAAGCTTCTTTCATATCTTTAATTCTAACACCATGACCTATTCTTTGGGCTCCTAGTAACTTTATTGCATCTATTACATTTTGACCACTTGCAGCCTCACCTGCATGAATAGTAACTTTATACCCATAACCTCTTGCTTTATCAATTACTGATTTAAATTTAACTGCAAAACCTTCCTCTTCTGGACCTGCTAAATCTATAGCCACTACACCTTTATTTAAAAATTCTTTTCCTGACTCTACTGTTAAGTCAGCATCCTCTACACTCATATGTCTTAAACAAGATAATATAATATTTCCCCTTATATCATATATCTTTTCAGCTTTATTTATCCCATTTATAACGCTTTGGATTATTTCTTTAAAGTTTAATCCTTCTTGAGTATGAAGTTGTGGAGCAAATCTTATTTCTATATATTTAACATTTTCACTAGCTGCATCCTCTAATAATTCAAACGCTACTCTTTCTAAACCTTCCTTAGTTTGCATTATCATATTAGGTAAATCAAATCTTTTTAAATATTCATTAAGCGATGTACAATCCTCAGGTACTTGAACTAACTTTTTTATTTCATTTTCATCCAAAGATGGTAATGTTATATCTTCATTTTTAGCTATATCTATTATAGTGTTTGCTCTAACGCTTCCATCTAAATGGCAATGTAACTCTATTTTTGGTAATTTTTTCGTCATAATATCGTCCCCTTTTTTATTTATTTTTTATATTTATATTAATTTTATGTATAAAAAAAAATTCTTAATTACAAAGAAGTTTTTCATACATAAATATGTATAACTTCTTCGTAATCAAGAATTATTGGTTCTTGGTAGAGACCCCCAAACCTTATTATTGGGGTTATACGAAAGATTTATTTCTATATACTTTATTATATTTTTTTTATATTGTCAATACAAAATTTCAACTTTTTATTTTAAGCAATGCATATGATTTTTAACATCTTCTGAAGGTACTACATATGCTTTGCCTTTAGAACAAAAGATTGAGTTTGATGTATATTCACTATCTGAATCTTTGTCATATCCTATTTGTTCTATTACCTCTTGACTATTGTGACATATATCATATCCATCAAATACTAAACTTATAGTTCCATTACCTTTTGTAAATGTCGCTAATTCTAAACTATACTCCATAAAGGTAGCAACAGGCCCTCTACCCTCTATTATTGTTTTATCTTTAAAAGTTTCTGGAGGATTAAATTCTCCATTCATTTTTTGAATATCTGATAATACTCTTCCCATATTATTTAAATCCACTTCTATTTTAAATCTATAATATGGCTCCAGTAAAATACTTTTAACTTGATCTAAACCTTGTCTTAATGCTCTTAGAGTTGCTTGCCTAAAGTCTCCTCCACTAGTGTGTTTATTGTGTGCTCTTCCCGTTAATAACGTTATACTTAAATCAGTTAAGGGATAACCACAAAGTACTCCTTTATGTTCTTTTTCAAATAAATGAGTCTTTATTAAGTTTTGATTTCCAATTGATATCTCATCTACATACGCATTATTTTTAAATGTTATACTAGAATTTCTTTTATTTGGCTCTATTAGTAAATGTACTTCTGCATAGTGACCTAATGGTTCAAAATGTCCATATCCTATTGTTCTTTCTTTTACTGTTTCTTTATATAATATTTCACATTTTCCAAACTCAATATCTACACCAAATCTATTTTTTATAACATCTTTTAGTATCTCTAATTGAATTTTTCCCATGACATGTATGTGTATTTCTTTTAAATATTCATCCCAAACTACATTTAATGCTGGTTCTTCAGAATCTAGTATTTTAAAAATATTTAATATATCTTTTATGTTTAAGCACTCATCAAATATAACTTTTGATTTTAGAGTGGGAATTATCTCATTTTTATTACTTATTTTATTTATATCGTTTAAATTATAATCAATTTGAGAGAGATATTCTTTTGAAATTGCTTGTGTTATTCCTGTTACTGCAAATATTTGCCCTGCTTTTATATCATTTACTACTTCGTATTTATTTGAATTATAAACTCTAATAGAATTAATTTTTTCACTTAAAATTTTATCTTTATGATTGTAATTTACTTCATCTTTAACTTTAAGTTTCCCTTGAAGTGCTTTTATATATGTTATTCTATTTTTATTTTCATCGTATCTAACTTTATAAACTTTTCCTACAAATTCTTTATTTTCATCATAAGATGTATAAGTTAAAAAATCTATTTTTTGTAAGCATTCATCTATCCCTATATCATGAAGCGCTGATCCTTTTAGTAAAGGGTGTATCTTTAATGTTTTTACCATTTCTTTTAATCTATCTACCCACAAATCATTTTCATATTCATCGTTTAAGTATTTTTCAAATAACAAGTCATCTCTTTCTGATATAAACTCTATAAGTTCATCACTAAGTTCTTTATTATTTTCTATATTTAAATTTCCGCTTAAATCAACTACATCACTCGTTAAATTATCTTTTATATCTTGTATTAAAAGTTCTATATCTGCTCCTTCTCTATCTATTTTATTCGCAAAAAATATTATAGGAACATTATTGTTTTTAAGTAACCTAAATACTGTTTTTGTATGAGATTGAATTTTTTCAACTGAACTTATAACTACTACGGCATAGTCCATTATACTTATAGCTCTTTCCATATCCGCAGAAAAATCTATATGTCCTGGTGTATCTACTAAATAGTACTTTGAATTATTATATTCAAATACACCTTGTTCTGAAAATATAGTTATTCCTCTTTGTCTTTCTATGTCGTGATTGTCTAAAAATGTATTTTTTAAATCAACTCTACCTCTACTTCTAATTGAATTTGTATGGTAAAGTATTTGTTCGCAAAATGTTGTCTTTCCTGCATCTACATGTGCAAGTACCCCAATAGTCTTATTCATTTTCCACCTCATTGTTTTCTCATTAGTTTATACTAATTTTAGTTCTTATTATTTTACTTATTACAAGTAACCTTTAAAATTCAAATGTGAATTGAATATATGTCGCTTAGACTCTTCAATATCCTTTTCATTCGCTAAATTGGTATAATAATAGAGTCTTAATTTATAATCAGTATTATCTCTATTAAATGCATATCTTTTATG
Above is a genomic segment from Romboutsia lituseburensis containing:
- a CDS encoding NAD(P)/FAD-dependent oxidoreductase, translated to MKYNVVVVGGGPAGLGAAVEAKKNGAKDVLIIERDRELGGILNQCIHNGFGLHEFKEELTGPEYAQRFIEMAKSENIDYMLNTMVLNISEDKTIEALGEDGLINIKADAIVLAMGCRERTRGAIDIPGYRPAGVYNAGAAQRLSNMEGYMVGKEVVIYGSGDIGLIMARRMTLEGAKVKAVVEVNPHSSGLTRNIVQCLNDFNIPLMLSTGISNIHGKQRVEGITLSKLDSNRNPIEGTEEFIKCDTVLLSVGLIPENELSVEAGVKLDTRTSGPIVRNSMETNIDGVFACGNVVHVHDLVDFVTKESRIAGKNAALYYLNKLENKETVSTVANEGITYIVPQNIDTSCGEDVNLFMRVRSIFKNKKLVVRSNDKVILEKRRPHMIPSEMENIKIGKDLFKDITGDITVSVEEA
- a CDS encoding MIP/aquaporin family protein, producing MKKTLMGECISEFIGSWILIFIGCGSVASLVLNGASISQWEIGIIWGLAVTMAIYITGAVSGTHINPAVTIALMVYRDFPKKKVIPYIVAQVLGCFVGAATVYFLFKNLFISYEATNNIVRASADGLATAGVFSTYPHAQISTLGALFVEIIITMFLVMVILAVGDAKNANRPGANLAPIMIGLTIAIIGASFGVLTGFAMNPSRDLGPKLFAMIAGWGVDALGPNMYFWVPIVGPIIGGLLAGFVFDKGVRKYMEDEEVSESAK
- a CDS encoding TrkA C-terminal domain-containing protein produces the protein MRTVATFIICLIIFLIIIDIFAVLFRLTGLSREKARFQVISLLTSTGYTTRESELITQHPVRRKLASALMVVSYVSTLTFISFLVNMLSNSLINIKSLSAIILFVICAVFFFKSPILDVLEDLIEHLIEKSYLWKKSNPKYLNFITKHRGYSICEVYLEESCDLIGKSIKESKLSSIEIKVLSIDKGYEIINFPKTYYIFQENDKLMVYGNTKNIKNKFY
- a CDS encoding NAD(P)/FAD-dependent oxidoreductase, with the protein product MYDIAIIGAGISGSSIARELSKYNLKTLVLEKGVEVCQGTTKANSAIVHGGFDAKEGSLKAKLNVAGNKLYPQLCKELDVEFKRNGALVLAFDEEDKKHIKDLYDRGLVNKAEGLKLLNKEEVIEIEPNVNKNVAGALLCESSGIVCPFNLNVALMENAITNGVELKLQSKVIDIKKENDIFNIKLENDEVIKSKYVINAAGVYSDKINNMVGGDEYYIIPRKGQYKVLDKSDGKMVNHTLFQCPTEKGKGVLVTQTVHGNLLVGPNATPVEDKEDISTSRDGINEIVENSRKSIENIDFRKTITSFSGLRATPSTGDFMIFASQKCKNFINVGGIESPGLASAPAVSRYVVELLEQEGLDLVKNQKFNPVRKKNKPFSHMTKEERDEVIKQDENHKKIICRCETVTEAEIIDAIHRPCGARTVDGIKRRVRPGMGRCQGGFCGPKVVEIIARELKIPVEEVLKDYEKSNMVIGKVKELRGELVEI
- a CDS encoding glycerol-3-phosphate responsive antiterminator; the encoded protein is MRELLEMNPIIGAIKNDKDIEDVIKSDCDIVFLLTGDILTLKEKIAYLHKNNKKVFVHVDMISGISSSPVIVDYIKKDLDLDGIITTKTNIVKRAIELDLRVVQRFFFIDSMSLENAIDSLKRVKPQAIEIMPGIIPKVIKKMHKTFPSIPIICGGLINEKDEIIKVLSSGGMAVSTTEKNMW
- a CDS encoding DUF1667 domain-containing protein, coding for MANITCIVCPMGCPLVVTKTDDGYKVEGNTCKRGEKYGVEELTNPKRVITSTVKLEKSYLNLLPVKTQDSIPKDMMFEIMEVLDTIKVSAPINVGDVIVENILNTGINIVSAKTVEEVSA
- the glpK gene encoding glycerol kinase GlpK, which produces MEKKYIMSLDQGTTSSRAILFDKQGNIVATSQKEFTQFYPNAGWVEHNPMEIWGSQSGVMREVLETNSIRPDEVCAIGITNQRETTIVWDKNTGKPVYNAIVWQCRRTSQICDELEAKGYKGLIKEKTGLILDAYFSATKIKWILDNVEGAREKAENGDLLFGTVDTWLIWNLTRGKVHVTDYSNAARTMLYNIKELKWDDEILEILNIPKSMLPEVKPSSCIYGYTDEGMLSGAQIPIAGCAGDQQAALFGQTCFEEGSAKNTYGTGCFMLMNTGEKMVESKNGLLTTIAWGVDGKVEYALEGSIFIGGASIQWLRDELRVLYDAKQSEFYAESVKDTNGVYVVPAFAGLGAPYWDMYARGAIMGLTRGSNRAHLVRATLESIAYQVKDVLNAMQEDSGLKLKGLKVDGGASANNFLMQFQSDILDANINRPKVVETTALGAAYLAGLAVGFYDSKEDIKNSWVIDKEFMPNMSEAKRNVLYKGWKKAVERSLDWAREDEEFAKELATVEN
- a CDS encoding HAD family hydrolase codes for the protein MKKYKSVIFDIDGTILDTAKMNLIPLMKLIKEEKNKDMDYEDLLFALGLPGKKTLEQLEFENVEKSYEKWVRYVNEYEEGATLYTNMDKVIKDIHSKNVLCGIVSSKNKSQYEIDFMPTGLHDYMNVVILENDTKNHKPHPEPLEKIIKMMEIDKESTIYIGDSVGDYKCAKACNIDFGLASWGAVDAKNIDAQIILEKPEDLLKFI